A genomic window from Desulfovibrio oxyclinae DSM 11498 includes:
- a CDS encoding Bax inhibitor-1/YccA family protein, with product MTPNNYVQQTRAAQGELVNTFMRGVYGWMCAGLALTAGIAFLLTQNQALLSLFFTVDPATGNVAGLSVPYIVMIVAELGIVFYLSARVAKMAPGTATGLFLLYAGLNGITITPILLVYTGASVAQTFLICAGMFGSMSVYGLVTKKDLTSWGSFLFMGLIGLVLAMVVNMFLQSSAMSFVISGIGVILFLGLTAYDTQSLKTMGETMPNDAAAVRRGSIMGALRLYLDFINLFLMLLQFFGQRE from the coding sequence ATGACTCCCAACAACTACGTCCAGCAGACCCGCGCCGCGCAGGGTGAGCTCGTCAACACCTTCATGCGGGGCGTCTACGGGTGGATGTGCGCCGGACTGGCACTCACCGCCGGAATTGCCTTCCTGCTGACGCAGAATCAGGCCCTTCTGTCCCTTTTCTTCACCGTTGATCCGGCCACCGGCAACGTGGCGGGGCTGTCCGTGCCCTACATCGTCATGATCGTGGCCGAACTGGGCATCGTTTTCTACCTGTCCGCCCGCGTGGCCAAAATGGCACCGGGAACCGCCACCGGCCTGTTCCTGCTCTACGCAGGGCTCAACGGCATCACCATCACGCCGATTCTGCTGGTGTACACCGGCGCGTCCGTGGCGCAGACCTTCCTGATCTGCGCGGGCATGTTCGGTTCCATGAGCGTCTACGGTCTGGTGACCAAGAAGGACCTGACCAGCTGGGGCAGCTTCCTGTTCATGGGCCTCATCGGCCTGGTGCTGGCCATGGTGGTCAACATGTTCCTGCAGAGCTCGGCCATGAGCTTCGTCATCTCCGGCATCGGCGTCATCCTGTTCCTCGGCCTCACCGCCTATGACACGCAGTCGCTGAAGACCATGGGAGAAACCATGCCCAACGACGCAGCCGCCGTACGCCGTGGATCCATCATGGGCGCCCTGAGGCTGTATCTCGACTTCATCAACCTCTTCCTCATGCTGCTCCAGTTCTTCGGACAGCGCGAGTAA
- a CDS encoding HypC/HybG/HupF family hydrogenase formation chaperone: MCLAVPAEILSIEDQVATCRVGEGDATIQASIMLLDEEVELGDYIIVHAGFALRKLDYEEAQETLRILRDMLKLADEHGVEQDML; encoded by the coding sequence ATGTGCCTCGCAGTTCCAGCTGAGATCCTGTCCATCGAAGATCAGGTGGCCACCTGCCGAGTCGGCGAAGGTGACGCCACCATTCAGGCCTCCATCATGCTTCTCGACGAAGAAGTGGAGCTTGGCGACTACATAATTGTTCACGCGGGCTTTGCCCTGCGCAAACTCGACTATGAAGAGGCGCAGGAAACCCTGCGCATTCTCAGGGACATGCTCAAGCTCGCCGACGAGCACGGCGTCGAGCAGGACATGCTGTAG
- a CDS encoding ACP S-malonyltransferase, with amino-acid sequence MSSLAILFPGQGSQEKGMGRDAAEAVPEAMALWELAEKESGLPLRTIYWEDEDADMSDTRALQPALTVVNISLWLALKDKLTPACTAGHSLGEYASLAAAGVLSPEDAVRAVTLRGKLMAESGGAGHGMAAVLKTRIGDVEGIVERAVEQTGAELRIANYNSPAQFVISGEAEALEAAQGMIKEIKGRAVPLPVSGAFHSPLIQEAADEFARFLDTLQWNSPAFPVYHNATASTESDPEVIREIMKKQMTSSVLWIQTLDAMWGDGMREFAEIGPKGVLFKLLKPNFKDRDEPWEGRNIDSLDAVS; translated from the coding sequence ATGAGTTCACTCGCCATATTGTTCCCCGGTCAGGGCTCGCAGGAAAAAGGCATGGGCCGCGATGCGGCGGAGGCCGTTCCCGAAGCCATGGCCCTGTGGGAGCTTGCCGAAAAGGAATCCGGCCTGCCCCTGCGCACTATCTACTGGGAAGACGAAGACGCGGACATGTCCGACACCCGCGCCCTGCAGCCCGCGCTGACCGTGGTCAACATCTCCCTGTGGCTGGCGCTGAAAGACAAGCTGACTCCCGCCTGCACCGCAGGACACAGCCTCGGCGAATACGCATCCCTCGCCGCTGCGGGCGTGCTCAGCCCGGAGGATGCCGTGCGTGCCGTGACGCTTCGCGGAAAGCTCATGGCGGAATCCGGCGGGGCGGGCCACGGCATGGCCGCCGTGCTCAAGACCCGTATCGGGGATGTAGAGGGCATAGTGGAGCGCGCAGTGGAGCAGACCGGCGCGGAACTTCGCATCGCCAACTATAACTCACCGGCCCAGTTCGTTATCTCCGGTGAAGCCGAGGCCCTTGAGGCTGCGCAGGGCATGATCAAGGAAATCAAGGGTCGTGCGGTGCCCCTGCCGGTATCCGGCGCGTTCCACAGTCCGCTCATTCAGGAAGCCGCCGACGAGTTCGCGCGTTTTCTGGACACCCTGCAATGGAACAGCCCCGCGTTTCCGGTGTATCACAACGCCACCGCTTCCACCGAAAGCGATCCCGAGGTCATTCGCGAGATTATGAAGAAGCAGATGACTTCCTCGGTCCTTTGGATTCAGACCCTCGACGCCATGTGGGGCGACGGTATGCGGGAGTTTGCCGAGATCGGGCCGAAGGGCGTGCTGTTCAAGCTGCTCAAGCCGAACTTCAAGGACCGTGACGAACCGTGGGAAGGCCGCAATATCGACTCGCTCGATGCCGTGTCCTAG
- the lpxK gene encoding tetraacyldisaccharide 4'-kinase — protein sequence MEELQYRFGPLLKPLAWCNARIMETRENLYRRGMIKQWLPPSPTVSVGNIGWGGSGKTPVVDWLLRWAEKQSLQPSVLTRGYRGRPASYPFQVGPGSLVEESGDEPLMLARQHPEAHIVVDPNRSRGGRWLFDHYRPDMVVLDDGFQHMAVHRDFDLVLLKPSDLVQHWNKVIPAGPWREPVSALSRASAFLIKTEPGSFNKVSALAKYRLEALGRPVFLFGIEPVGFRQVITGEAAPDFGGEPYLLVSGVGEPKQVHRTAKRYLGYRAVDHLAFPDHHAFTKADVVEILAAMRRKGAKGVLCTPKDAVKLGPMCTEEFYTFDLRIGFGPSLTEHGATFPVWWDEQWQSIRRSGREQADGETSPRTEEESHSGTE from the coding sequence GTGGAAGAACTGCAATATCGATTCGGGCCGTTGCTCAAGCCGCTGGCCTGGTGCAACGCCCGGATCATGGAAACGCGCGAGAATCTATACAGGCGCGGGATGATCAAGCAGTGGCTTCCACCGTCCCCCACGGTCTCGGTGGGCAACATCGGCTGGGGCGGCTCCGGCAAGACCCCGGTGGTGGACTGGCTCCTGCGCTGGGCCGAAAAGCAAAGCCTGCAACCATCGGTGCTCACGCGCGGATATCGCGGCCGTCCCGCATCCTATCCGTTTCAGGTGGGTCCCGGCAGCCTCGTGGAGGAGTCCGGTGACGAGCCGCTCATGCTCGCCCGGCAGCATCCCGAAGCGCACATCGTGGTGGACCCCAATCGCAGTCGCGGCGGCCGATGGCTGTTCGATCACTACCGCCCCGACATGGTTGTGCTCGACGACGGGTTTCAGCACATGGCCGTGCACCGGGATTTCGATCTCGTGCTGCTCAAGCCGTCCGATCTGGTCCAGCACTGGAATAAGGTCATCCCTGCCGGGCCGTGGCGCGAACCCGTGAGCGCACTCTCCCGCGCATCGGCATTTCTGATAAAAACCGAACCCGGTAGTTTCAATAAGGTCTCGGCTCTGGCAAAGTACCGTCTGGAAGCCCTTGGTCGTCCCGTGTTTCTGTTCGGCATCGAGCCAGTCGGCTTCCGGCAGGTGATTACCGGCGAAGCGGCGCCGGACTTCGGGGGCGAGCCGTATCTGCTCGTGTCGGGCGTCGGGGAGCCCAAGCAGGTGCACCGGACCGCCAAACGGTATCTTGGGTACCGCGCGGTGGATCATCTGGCCTTTCCCGATCATCACGCCTTCACCAAGGCGGATGTGGTGGAAATACTGGCGGCCATGCGCCGCAAGGGGGCCAAGGGGGTGCTGTGCACGCCCAAGGACGCAGTGAAGCTCGGCCCAATGTGCACCGAGGAATTTTATACCTTCGACCTCCGCATCGGCTTCGGCCCGTCGCTCACCGAACACGGGGCCACGTTCCCGGTGTGGTGGGATGAACAATGGCAAAGCATCCGCAGAAGCGGGAGGGAGCAGGCCGATGGCGAAACATCGCCCCGGACAGAAGAGGAAAGCCACTCCGGAACTGAATGA
- a CDS encoding MTH1187 family thiamine-binding protein, with protein MSAILELAIFPMDKTGSVSTYVGRVLEVVKQSGLPYETNSMGTCIEGEIAELMSLCTRCFAVLEEDSDRVYATMKVDWRKGRQNGMRGKLKSLEVREGGS; from the coding sequence ATGAGCGCCATTCTTGAACTTGCAATTTTTCCCATGGACAAGACCGGGAGCGTCAGCACCTATGTGGGGCGGGTGCTGGAGGTCGTGAAGCAATCCGGCCTTCCTTATGAAACCAATTCCATGGGGACGTGCATAGAGGGGGAGATTGCGGAGCTTATGTCCCTTTGCACCCGCTGCTTCGCCGTTCTGGAAGAGGACAGCGACAGGGTTTACGCCACCATGAAGGTGGACTGGCGGAAGGGACGGCAAAACGGGATGCGCGGCAAGCTGAAAAGCCTCGAAGTCCGCGAGGGGGGCAGCTAG
- a CDS encoding hydrogenase small subunit — MKISVGHGKNGAVERLEKRGVGRRDFMKFCGTVAAVMGMGPAFAPKVAEALTNDKRPNVIWLHNAECTGCSESILRTVEPYIDTLILDVISLNYHETIMAAAGDMAEKCLEETMHDPKGYVAVVEGGIPTAVTGWEGEAGAHGKVSGHTMLATTKKVVKGAQATIAYGTCATYGGVQAAAPNPTQTKGVDKVIPDAPVINVPGCPPNPYNLVGTIVHYLTKGIPELDDVGRPWAFFGESVHENCPRMGHFDWGEFAESFGSEEARKGWCLRKVGCRGPETYNNCPTIKFNQINWPVQAGHPCIGCSQPDFWDGADWGGIKDLYADLTEW; from the coding sequence ATGAAAATTTCCGTAGGTCATGGCAAGAACGGTGCCGTGGAACGGTTGGAAAAGCGCGGCGTGGGTCGTCGCGACTTCATGAAGTTCTGCGGAACCGTGGCTGCTGTCATGGGTATGGGCCCGGCCTTCGCTCCGAAGGTCGCCGAGGCTCTGACCAACGACAAGCGCCCCAATGTCATCTGGCTGCACAACGCCGAGTGCACCGGCTGCTCCGAGTCCATTCTTCGGACGGTCGAACCCTACATTGACACCCTGATTCTGGATGTCATTTCTCTTAACTACCACGAGACCATTATGGCGGCCGCCGGCGATATGGCCGAAAAATGTCTCGAGGAAACCATGCACGATCCCAAGGGATACGTGGCTGTCGTCGAAGGCGGCATTCCCACCGCCGTCACCGGCTGGGAAGGCGAAGCCGGCGCTCACGGCAAGGTCTCCGGGCACACCATGCTCGCGACCACCAAGAAGGTCGTCAAGGGCGCCCAGGCAACCATCGCCTACGGTACCTGTGCCACCTACGGTGGCGTTCAGGCCGCTGCGCCGAACCCGACCCAGACCAAAGGCGTGGACAAAGTCATCCCCGACGCACCGGTCATCAATGTGCCCGGCTGTCCGCCGAACCCCTACAACCTGGTCGGCACCATCGTGCACTACCTCACCAAAGGCATCCCCGAGCTGGACGACGTTGGTCGCCCCTGGGCCTTCTTCGGCGAGTCCGTGCACGAGAACTGTCCCCGCATGGGTCACTTCGACTGGGGCGAGTTCGCCGAATCCTTCGGTTCCGAGGAAGCCCGCAAGGGTTGGTGCCTGCGCAAGGTCGGCTGCCGCGGTCCCGAGACCTACAACAACTGCCCGACCATCAAGTTCAACCAGATCAACTGGCCCGTTCAGGCCGGCCACCCCTGCATCGGCTGCTCGCAGCCGGACTTCTGGGACGGCGCCGATTGGGGCGGAATAAAGGATCTGTACGCTGATCTGACCGAATGGTAG
- a CDS encoding AAA family ATPase produces MNFAERSGAERNWVRRHEALSYCRLADGQAARILLIQARAGQGKTTLAEQLSQEFEGRTCWCDCSPSDADHVGLLEKLCQSFTSISGFDASTVLAAARSSQSAVECVIAVSKGLPTAFPPSGPPVLAVIDDAHLLQEHPASLAVLRAFIDASPQRVTFCILTRTTLLLDDSPLFSFHETISIDDDILALTGAEVAQIQERVFGRKPSNEECAAILIATGGWTAGVLLLGSGTVHRGSRMEHTPAALAQYFEKTCLADADRQAWRELMFMSLPDEFPASFAEDLSLARGTALAGRLARRNLFVRLAERCGWFVYRFHHLFRDTLRTMARDNLTPEECNAFLTDAAWLFASRGLPERAAVCLASAKNWPALADLFRQYGLKLVNANHLAIISQVCAQCPDEVRSSHPWLELMSARASMNANPGRTRERICNAMRRFRAQGDRTGELIAIAMIIHCDTFFTGMLRLCAQLLSRACTLYEHSMDTLSASEALFCDCALLLGFNYCAVDNSKWRLFHERAMENSRKLGMETPPPEINNARVLHHTQLGDIDASLSHLDALFSELESPALTDSVKMTLHIMYMNSVLMKGDFCAYRSCKQESVSLYEDIFKQTHLGGFLEIWDADMLFATGDLAGALDRAQALLEHPVYGNIPHISSQAHQYLALIHALSDRKEKALANAFKACSIRASCGGWFFLRLAHTVLGSTLILCGEHHSGQRVLGRCLQAFAKAGGCYLAPQALAYKAWSHLQQEDIPAAMQDVESMLGQMERQKNSHFFYQPKAIMDNLLHLAAKNGPYRHTAMQIEEVRRVAFAPPTVHDIPRLASTARSHLENDRPWHAHSIFSAMAATARENPASLPTHVRQTLYDGFSRWIDMLRRHDRPRTALAAARFARRIFPSEGLFMQHEYQLKRSGAPSAFSDRTGPPN; encoded by the coding sequence ATGAACTTCGCTGAACGATCGGGCGCGGAAAGAAACTGGGTCCGGCGGCACGAAGCCTTGAGCTACTGCCGCCTCGCCGACGGCCAAGCCGCCCGTATCCTGCTGATTCAGGCTCGGGCCGGACAGGGAAAGACCACCCTTGCCGAACAGCTTTCGCAGGAATTCGAAGGCCGCACCTGCTGGTGCGACTGCTCTCCGTCCGACGCCGACCATGTCGGCCTGTTGGAAAAACTCTGCCAATCTTTCACATCCATATCCGGTTTCGACGCTTCCACCGTGCTCGCCGCGGCGCGCTCCAGCCAGTCGGCGGTGGAATGCGTCATCGCAGTCAGCAAAGGGCTTCCCACTGCATTCCCGCCCAGCGGACCGCCCGTCCTAGCCGTCATAGACGATGCCCACCTGCTACAGGAGCATCCGGCAAGCCTCGCCGTGCTTCGCGCCTTCATCGACGCATCGCCGCAGCGCGTCACCTTTTGCATCCTGACGCGCACCACGCTGCTCCTCGATGACAGCCCGCTTTTCAGCTTTCACGAGACCATCAGCATTGACGATGACATTCTGGCGCTTACCGGCGCCGAGGTGGCCCAGATTCAGGAGCGCGTCTTCGGCAGAAAGCCGAGCAACGAGGAATGTGCGGCCATTCTCATCGCCACCGGCGGCTGGACCGCCGGCGTACTGCTGCTCGGCTCCGGGACCGTCCACCGCGGCAGCCGGATGGAGCATACACCGGCCGCGCTCGCTCAATATTTCGAAAAAACCTGCCTTGCCGACGCGGATCGTCAGGCGTGGCGTGAACTGATGTTCATGTCTCTGCCGGACGAATTCCCGGCGAGTTTCGCCGAAGACCTGAGCCTTGCCCGCGGCACGGCGCTGGCGGGACGACTGGCGCGTCGCAACCTTTTTGTCAGGCTCGCGGAACGGTGCGGATGGTTCGTATATCGCTTTCACCATCTCTTTCGCGACACACTACGGACCATGGCCCGGGACAACCTGACCCCGGAGGAATGCAATGCGTTCCTGACTGACGCGGCATGGCTCTTCGCATCGCGAGGTCTGCCGGAGCGGGCGGCGGTCTGCCTTGCTTCCGCCAAGAACTGGCCAGCCCTTGCCGATTTGTTTCGCCAATACGGCCTGAAACTGGTGAACGCCAACCATCTCGCCATCATCTCGCAGGTCTGCGCCCAGTGCCCAGATGAGGTCCGCAGCTCTCATCCCTGGCTCGAGCTCATGAGTGCTCGCGCCAGCATGAACGCTAATCCGGGACGCACTCGCGAACGCATCTGCAACGCCATGCGCCGCTTCAGGGCACAGGGCGACCGGACAGGGGAACTGATCGCCATCGCCATGATCATTCATTGCGATACTTTTTTTACCGGAATGCTGAGGCTCTGCGCGCAGCTTTTGTCGCGTGCCTGCACGCTATACGAGCACTCCATGGACACGCTTTCGGCATCGGAAGCGCTTTTCTGCGACTGCGCGCTGTTGCTGGGCTTCAACTACTGCGCGGTCGATAATTCGAAATGGCGGCTTTTCCACGAGCGCGCCATGGAGAACTCCCGCAAGCTCGGCATGGAGACACCGCCGCCGGAGATCAATAATGCGCGAGTCCTGCATCACACCCAGCTGGGGGACATCGACGCTTCACTGAGCCATCTGGATGCCCTATTCTCAGAACTGGAATCGCCCGCGCTGACGGACTCCGTCAAGATGACCCTGCACATCATGTACATGAACAGCGTGCTCATGAAAGGGGATTTCTGCGCCTACAGGAGCTGCAAGCAGGAAAGCGTGTCGCTGTACGAAGACATATTCAAGCAGACTCACCTCGGCGGCTTTCTCGAAATATGGGACGCCGACATGCTGTTCGCCACGGGCGACCTTGCCGGAGCGCTCGACCGGGCACAGGCTCTGCTGGAACACCCCGTTTACGGCAACATTCCACACATTTCATCGCAGGCGCATCAATACCTTGCCCTCATCCACGCCCTTTCCGACAGGAAGGAAAAGGCGCTGGCCAACGCCTTCAAGGCATGTTCGATCCGGGCATCCTGCGGCGGATGGTTCTTTCTCAGGCTGGCGCATACGGTTCTCGGCTCCACCCTCATCCTGTGCGGGGAGCACCACAGTGGACAACGCGTGCTGGGAAGATGCCTGCAAGCCTTCGCGAAGGCCGGCGGCTGTTACCTCGCCCCGCAGGCTTTGGCATACAAGGCCTGGTCACATCTGCAACAGGAAGACATCCCCGCAGCCATGCAGGACGTCGAATCAATGCTCGGCCAGATGGAGCGACAGAAAAACAGCCATTTCTTTTATCAGCCAAAAGCCATTATGGACAATTTGCTGCACTTGGCCGCGAAAAACGGCCCATACCGCCACACGGCAATGCAGATCGAGGAAGTGCGCCGTGTTGCCTTTGCCCCCCCCACGGTCCACGACATCCCGAGACTGGCCTCCACGGCGCGGAGCCATCTGGAGAACGACAGGCCGTGGCACGCCCACAGCATCTTCTCGGCCATGGCAGCCACGGCACGAGAGAACCCGGCATCACTGCCTACGCACGTACGCCAGACGCTCTATGATGGATTCTCTCGCTGGATCGACATGTTGCGAAGGCACGACAGGCCAAGGACCGCCCTTGCTGCCGCCCGGTTCGCACGCCGCATATTCCCCAGCGAGGGGCTTTTCATGCAGCACGAGTACCAGCTCAAACGTTCAGGCGCTCCATCGGCCTTTTCAGACAGAACCGGGCCGCCGAACTAG
- a CDS encoding YccF domain-containing protein, protein MSLILNLIWFVLGGIVMGIGWVLAGLLMFISIIGIPWGRACFTIAGFSFFPFGKTIVNRRDLTGREDLGTSPVGFVGNVIWFLVAGIWLAVGHVASALACFVTIIGIPFGWQHLKLAAISLAPIGKSVVDVHVAEEVNRRKAERFVDSSRR, encoded by the coding sequence ATGAGTCTTATTCTGAATCTGATCTGGTTTGTTCTCGGCGGCATCGTCATGGGCATCGGCTGGGTGCTGGCCGGGCTGCTGATGTTCATTTCCATAATAGGGATCCCGTGGGGGCGCGCCTGCTTTACCATCGCGGGCTTCTCGTTCTTTCCCTTCGGCAAGACCATCGTGAATCGCCGTGACCTCACCGGGCGCGAGGATCTCGGAACAAGTCCGGTGGGCTTTGTGGGTAACGTGATCTGGTTCCTCGTGGCGGGAATCTGGTTGGCTGTGGGGCACGTGGCCTCGGCATTGGCCTGCTTCGTGACCATCATCGGCATCCCCTTCGGCTGGCAGCATCTGAAGCTGGCGGCAATATCGCTGGCACCCATAGGCAAGAGCGTGGTGGACGTGCACGTGGCCGAAGAGGTCAACCGCCGCAAGGCCGAGCGCTTCGTGGATTCGTCGAGGCGATAA
- a CDS encoding HyaD/HybD family hydrogenase maturation endopeptidase, giving the protein MTNEQKRILVLGVGNILYTDEGFGVRVAEELEQKYEFSGNVEILDGGTLGTKLMGPIMEADHLIITDIVLNEGQPGDLHRLLGTELSKSVAFKNSMHQTDLLDVLAHCKLIGQVPDEVVLLGVEPKDYETMSTEISGTLAAKLPEVVEAVLKEITAAGATYTPRSADNPSSEKVYVPRSSS; this is encoded by the coding sequence ATGACGAATGAACAAAAGCGCATTCTGGTTCTGGGCGTGGGCAACATCCTCTATACCGACGAGGGTTTCGGCGTCCGCGTGGCCGAGGAACTGGAACAGAAATACGAGTTTTCCGGCAACGTGGAGATTCTGGACGGCGGCACGCTGGGCACCAAGCTCATGGGACCCATCATGGAAGCCGACCATCTGATCATCACGGACATTGTGCTCAACGAAGGGCAGCCGGGCGATCTGCATCGGCTTCTGGGCACTGAACTTTCCAAAAGCGTGGCCTTCAAGAACTCCATGCACCAAACGGACTTGCTCGACGTGCTCGCCCATTGTAAGCTGATAGGGCAGGTGCCGGACGAAGTGGTCCTTCTTGGCGTGGAGCCTAAGGATTATGAAACCATGTCCACCGAGATTTCCGGCACGCTGGCCGCGAAACTGCCCGAGGTAGTTGAAGCGGTTCTCAAGGAAATCACCGCCGCGGGTGCCACGTATACCCCCCGCTCGGCGGACAACCCCTCATCGGAGAAGGTCTATGTGCCTCGCAGTTCCAGCTGA
- a CDS encoding nickel-dependent hydrogenase large subunit: protein MSGCTPKGAPGMAHGEKVIVDPVTRIEGHLRVEAVVDNGKIVDVRSSSQLFRGLEIILKGRDPRDAQHFTQRSCGVCTYVHALGSIRCVDNAVGVDKVLPHNATIIRNLVLASQFMHDHIVHFYHLHALDFVNVANVLNADVNTAAEMANANYKMVNKDSSRVTTPADLQKVKDTIKGIIDSGRLGIFNNAYFLKPGGHPAYKLTPEVDLIGTAHYLEALHLQVKAARMMAVYGAKNPHTQFTVMGGVTCYEGLQEDTIQTFLDIYEEVKNFVVECYIPDLITVASFYKDWASIGGTRNFMSFGEFPAQGGEADLDSRYVKPGVIYDRNLGNVMDFDPSKIEEHVKHSWYKEDTPKHPYEGVTDPMYTSLDDPQRYSWMKAPRYEDKSVEVGPLATALVNYGLGHPEYVKYVDFVLGALGVGAEALYSTLGRTAARGIECLIITLKTAEWVEDLKANVAAGKLDICKDWEMPAEAEGVGFVNAPRGGLSHWIKIKDKKIDNFQLVVPSTWNIGPRCDNDLPGPLEEALMDNTPIADPERPVEILRTVHSYDPCIACGVHVIDNKTGNVAKFRVL, encoded by the coding sequence ATGTCCGGTTGCACTCCGAAAGGCGCCCCGGGTATGGCTCATGGTGAAAAGGTCATCGTTGACCCGGTAACCAGAATTGAGGGCCATCTCCGTGTGGAAGCCGTCGTAGACAATGGTAAAATCGTCGACGTCCGCAGCAGCTCGCAGCTGTTCCGCGGCCTCGAAATAATCCTCAAGGGCCGCGATCCTCGCGACGCCCAGCACTTCACCCAGCGTTCCTGCGGCGTCTGCACCTACGTGCACGCTCTGGGTTCCATCCGCTGCGTGGACAACGCCGTGGGCGTGGACAAGGTCCTGCCCCACAACGCCACCATCATCCGCAATCTCGTGCTGGCATCCCAGTTCATGCACGACCACATCGTGCACTTCTATCACCTGCACGCTCTGGACTTCGTCAACGTCGCCAACGTCCTGAACGCCGACGTGAACACCGCAGCGGAGATGGCCAACGCCAACTACAAGATGGTGAACAAGGACTCCTCCCGAGTCACCACTCCCGCAGATCTGCAGAAGGTCAAGGACACCATCAAGGGAATCATCGATTCCGGCCGCCTCGGCATCTTCAACAACGCCTACTTCCTGAAGCCCGGCGGACACCCCGCATACAAGCTGACCCCCGAGGTCGACCTGATCGGCACCGCCCACTATCTGGAAGCCCTGCACCTGCAGGTCAAGGCCGCGCGCATGATGGCCGTGTACGGCGCCAAGAACCCGCACACCCAGTTCACCGTCATGGGCGGCGTCACCTGCTACGAAGGTCTGCAGGAAGACACCATCCAGACCTTCCTCGACATCTACGAGGAAGTGAAGAACTTCGTGGTGGAATGCTACATTCCCGACCTGATCACCGTGGCCTCCTTCTACAAGGACTGGGCTTCCATCGGTGGAACCAGGAACTTCATGAGCTTCGGCGAATTCCCCGCACAGGGCGGCGAAGCGGATCTGGACTCCCGCTACGTCAAGCCGGGCGTCATCTACGACCGCAATCTCGGCAACGTCATGGATTTCGATCCGTCCAAGATCGAGGAGCACGTCAAGCACTCCTGGTACAAGGAAGACACTCCGAAGCATCCGTACGAAGGCGTCACCGATCCCATGTACACCAGCCTGGACGACCCGCAGCGCTACTCCTGGATGAAGGCTCCGCGCTACGAGGACAAGTCCGTGGAAGTGGGCCCGCTGGCCACCGCGCTGGTCAACTACGGCCTCGGTCATCCCGAATACGTGAAATACGTGGACTTCGTTCTCGGCGCTCTCGGCGTCGGCGCCGAAGCCCTGTACTCCACCCTGGGCCGCACCGCAGCCCGCGGCATCGAATGCCTCATCATCACCCTCAAGACCGCTGAATGGGTCGAGGACCTCAAGGCAAACGTGGCCGCCGGCAAGCTGGACATCTGCAAGGACTGGGAAATGCCCGCGGAAGCGGAAGGCGTCGGCTTCGTCAACGCCCCGCGCGGCGGCCTCTCCCACTGGATCAAGATCAAAGACAAGAAGATCGACAACTTCCAGCTCGTGGTTCCCTCCACCTGGAACATCGGTCCTCGTTGCGACAACGATCTGCCCGGTCCGCTGGAAGAAGCACTCATGGACAACACCCCCATCGCCGATCCCGAGCGTCCGGTCGAAATCCTTCGCACCGTACACTCCTATGACCCCTGTATCGCCTGCGGCGTGCACGTCATCGACAACAAGACCGGCAACGTGGCCAAGTTCCGCGTCCTGTAG
- the tmcA gene encoding acidic tetraheme cytochrome c3 TmcA, which produces MNKIVPALLAAVLVLVFFLPAMGQEDIVELSNPAFTENKRPAAVFNHDEHNEMAEIYDCTPCHHEGVEEGEFIPGDPEMGCADCHYEDAGEGETPLREAYHQMCIDCHTEKKVGPVACGQCHVN; this is translated from the coding sequence ATGAATAAGATCGTACCCGCATTGCTTGCAGCCGTGCTCGTGTTGGTGTTCTTCCTGCCCGCCATGGGTCAGGAGGACATCGTGGAACTGAGCAACCCGGCGTTTACCGAAAACAAGCGCCCGGCCGCCGTGTTCAACCACGACGAGCACAACGAGATGGCCGAAATATACGACTGCACCCCGTGTCACCATGAAGGCGTCGAGGAAGGCGAATTCATCCCGGGCGATCCCGAGATGGGCTGCGCCGACTGTCACTACGAGGACGCAGGCGAAGGGGAAACCCCGCTTCGTGAGGCGTACCACCAGATGTGCATCGACTGCCATACCGAAAAGAAGGTCGGACCGGTTGCCTGTGGCCAGTGCCACGTGAACTAA